GGAACCGCTTTCGCTGATATCCCTGATGATTGGGTTTGTCCGGTGTGTGGGGTGTCAAAAGATATGTTTGAGCTGGTCACTGAGTAGATCGTAACGCGACGATCATTGTAAAGCCGACGGGCAACCGTCGGCTTTCTTGATCTTAACGTCGCATGATTAGGATGAGGAACTGTTTATAATAAGATCTTGACGATCAGAAAACATAACGGTACGTTGGATTGATCATTAAACCTAGCCAAGGAGAACATTATGGAAAAGTACGTCTGTGGGCCGTGTGGTTACATTTATGACCCTGCCGAAGGTGATCCCGATTCCGGTATTGCCGCAGGCACTGCCTTTGCCGATCTGCCGGATGACTGGGTTTGCCCTGTATGTGGTGTGGGCAAGGATGCGTTTGATCCTTACGACGAGTAATCGTCATCGTATAAGAGGTAACACCAACGCCCCGGCTGTTTCAGCCGGGGCGTTGGTGTCTCTGGTGGTGTCCTTCGTTGCTTCGCAGTGAATGTTCGCCACGCCTTGTTGCAAGGCTATTGTGCAAATGTTACTCGGACCTTAATCGACTCCGCCTGACGCTCCACTATAAGAGTAACCGTATCTCCCGGCTGCTGTTGACGGAGTGTATAAATCACATCAAAGGGCTCTTTGACGGCTTCACCATTGAGTGAAACAATCCGGTCCTGAGCTTTAATTTCAGAAGATTCCGCCAGACTCCCCGGCATCACTTTGCCAATCACCACACCATCATCCTGCTGCTCAAGTAGCACGCCCAGGCGCATATATTGCGGCCCGGCTTCGTAGCGATTGTAGAGCAGGTAGTCGTAAGGCAACAGCGGCAGTTCCGGCAATGTGACCTGCATAAAGCGATCCTGCTTGCTGTCATCGATCTCCACTTCATCATTACCGACCAGACTGTAGGATAGCGGCAACTTCTGGTAGACGCGGCGGGGAATGCCGAAGCCGTTGCGGACATGATTGCCACCGGCCAAAACCAGCAGGTGATCGTGCGTATGTTCTGGCTGGCTAAGATAGTCGACCACGGTTTGCGCCATGGTGTTGTCCCACAGGTTCTGGATGCGGATAAATGCTTCCGCTTCGCCGTTACCGTGATCATGACCGGCAAAATACGCCATCAGCGTGGCATGGTAATACGGATCATTCACTTCCGGCGTGGTCTGTTTGCCCTGCATCACCGCCATCTTTTGTTTAGGGCTGACATTGAGGGCAATGATGGGAATCTGATGTTCACGCATCGTGGTGAGCAGATCGCGGTAGTAGGCATAATCGATGCCCCAGCTCTCATACCAGTGCAGTTGACGCAGGAAACTTTTTTCGTCCAGCTCGCCGGCAATCCAGCGATCAAGAACCGGCTGCTGGTCGTGATGAAACATTTCCATGCCGACCGCGATATGCTGCGGATAGCGCTGAATCAGGTGGTTGAGAATGGTGAGTTGAAAACGGTGTGATGCCGGATTGTCATGAGTCTCTCCAGCATAAATGATGCGATCACTGCTAATGTCGGCAAGCATCTGCTCTGTGGAGACGATGGTTCCGGTTGGCAGATGGACGAGCGTGTCAGGAACCGGCTTATCGGCCAGAGGGTAGGGATTGGCGGCGCGCCCCAGGGTTTCAGGCGTTGGGGCGCAACCGGTGACAGACAGGATCGTCAGCAGGAGTGTTACGAACAAAATTCGGCGCATGGTCACTGGCTGCGGGGTCGCGATCCGTGAATAGAACAGGGCAGAGACTACTTGAAGATATTCTTTGAATAGAAAATCTCTGTCATCTCCCGGCGCAGCAGTTCACGAACCCGCGTTTTCTCCGCATCGGAAAAATCCTGCATGGCCGTCCCGAATAAATACTTCTCCAGCTCGACATCTTTGAGCAACATCTTGGTATGAAACAGGTTCTCCTGATAGATGTTGATATCGACGCAATCATACAGTGCCAGAGTGCTTCGTTTGATGTATTGCTGAATTGAGTGGATGCTGTGGTCGATGTAGTGCTTTTTGCCACGCACGTCACGCGTGAAGCCGCGCACTTTGTAATCCATCAGGACAATATCCGACTCAAACGATTCAATCAGGTGATTAAGCGCTTTGAGCGGGCTTATTTTACCACAGGTTGAGACGTCAACGTCGACCCGGAACGTCGAAATACCGAGCTTGCTGTCAGTTTCCGGATAGGTGTGAATGCACAGGTGACTTTTGTCGAGGTGCGCCAGGACCTGATCCGGTTTCGGATCTACCGGTTCTTCGGCGATCAGTACGGTAACACTGGCACCCATCGGGTCATAGTCCTGACTGGAAATATTCAGGACATTGGCACCGATAATGTCAGAGACCTCGCAGAGGATTTTTTCCAGCCGTTCGGCGTTGTATTCCTCGTCGATATATTCGAGATATTCTTTACGCGATTGAGGGGCCTTGGCGTAACAGATGTCGTAGATGTTAAACGACAGTGTTTTGGTCAGGTTGTTAAAACCGCGCAGTTTTATTTTTTTTGGACGCTTGGTACGGGTTACTTTCTTTGCACACATGGCCGATCTCCTTTGACAGACTCGTTGACGAGCCTGCGGTTTCCTGGCGGAAACCCAAAATGGACAGCGGGGGATGCCGTCAATTTTGTAAGCGGGACACCAGCGGTTCCGGAGCCCGAAGATGATATCTCTCTATCACCTGACATTTGCCGAATGTTTGGGGGTGCCAAACGGCGTCATAAGATCATAAAAGGAAGGGGAGAACAAGAAAAATGCGTTGCCGCGCAGAAAAAATTTTCTGTTCCGGCAACGCATTTTTTAACGTGTTTTCACGGATCTATCGGTTTTAAAACCAGCTCGGACGAGACACTACTGGATGGTGGTGTCTGCAAACGCACCGATGAGATGTTGAATGGTAAAGTAGGCCGAGTAAATCGTTGTGCGCGCATTGATAATATTGAGGTCGGCACGGGTCTGGTAGAAAATCGCATCGAGCAGCTCCGCCGAGGTGGTCAGACCCTGATCAAAGGATAACCGGGTGATGCGCAGATTCTCGCGCGCCTGTTCGCTGTTGGTTTGAGCCACCTTGAGGTTGTCATAAGCCAACAGGAAGTCACGGCGCAGGTTGTCGAGCTGTGTCACCAGTTCGTGTTCCCGCTCCTGATAATTAAAGTTGGCGCGGTCCGTAGCCAGTTGCGCTTGCTTGCGATTGGCGTCGTCCTTAAAGCCGTCGAATAAATTCAAGCTCAATTGGAGTTGCGTGGTGAGTTCTTCGTCTCGCTCATCACCTTCATCAAACCAATAGTCATTCTCGTGACGGGACAGTTCACTCACCAAATCGGCGCGTGGCAGATAACGATCACCTGTCGCCTTGTGGGCCAGGGATGCAGACTCAATAACATGGCGCAAGGCGAGCAGCTCGCGATTGGCGCTGAGTAACTGCTCCTGAAGAGCCTGTTGGCCAGCCAATTGAGGGAGTTGAGCCAACTCGTCGAGGTTGAGGGTGTCGAGGGTGACTGCGGTCAGGGTCTGGCGTTGCAGTTGGGCAATTTGCTGACGAATGGCGGTCTCGGCGGTGTTGACATCGAGACGGGCATTTTCCAGTTCCACTTCGATTCTCAATACATCGTTGCGGGTCAGCAGACCAACATCGAATTTGGCCTGGGCATTGTGGCGCTCTTGCTCGTAGAGTTCCACCGCATGGCGTGCCACTTCTAGATTCTGCAACTGTTGCTTGATTTGCAGGCAGGTTTGCGCTACCTGCTCCTGAACGGTCTGTTGGATCTCCTTGAGTTGCCAGTGGGCGACCTGATGTTGTTGTTTCTTGCTGAGCAAGCGGTAGTAATCGCCGAAGCCGTTGAACAGGTTCCAGGTCAGCTGAATGCCGCGGCTGTGATATTCTTCCGGTTCAAGAAGTGTCTCGTCACGCCGGTTTTGTGCTTGATAAAACACGTTGACCGAAGGCATGAATTCACCGCGTTGATAACGAACCCCTTGCTGCTGTTCGTGCATGGCGGCCTGGTATTCTCGCACCAGGTAACGTTGTGAGGCCGCTGTATTTTGTAACTCACTGATCGTCCAAGCCGAAGCCAGACTCGGCAGAGCCAGCACCAGAATGCACAGTGTGATGATCGTCGATTTATTCCGCATTTTCAGCCCTTTCGCGATGAATAAAGAAAGCTAGCAAAGCCGGGATAACAAACAGGGTGAAGACCGTCGAGACCAGCAGTCCACCGAGCAAGACGCTGCCGATGCCGCGATACAGTTCACTGCCGGCTCCCGTGGACAGCACCAACGGCAGCAGGCCAAACAGACTGGTGGTGGTACTCATAAAGATCGGCCGGATACGGGTGCGTACAGATTCACGAATCGCATCAATGCCCTTCATCCCCTCAAACCGCACATTGTTCAACGATTGATGGACAATGAGAATGGCGTTGTTGACCACGGTTCCGATGAGAATAATAAAACCGAGCATGGTCAGAATGTCAAATCCTTGTGGGGCAACGAACAGGTTGACTGCCTTGAGGCCGATAAAACCACCCGCTGCTGCCAGCGGCACACTGAACATGATGATCAGCGGGTAGAAGAAGTTCTCAAACAATACCGCCATCAGCAGGTAGGTGATCACCAAGGCCAGCAGCAGATTCCACTGTAGCGCCTCGCGAGTTTCGACCAGTTTGTCGGCGTTACCACCGATAAAAATTTGGGTGCCGTCGAGCTTGCCGCCCTTGCGTAACTGAGCGACTAGCCCTTCAATGGTCTCCGTTGCCTGTTGCAGCGGAATGTCTGCTGACGGAGTGACCTGCAGGGTGATATTACGCCGTCGCTCGTAGTGGTCGATCTGAGTCATGCCCTGTTCGTACTCGGCGCGGGCAATGTCGCCAACGCGGATCAGTTCGCCATAACGGTTGACAATCGTGCTGTTGAGGATGTCTTCCGGGCTGCGTACCTCGGCATCACTGGCTTTAACGACCAGATCCACCTTACGGGTGCCATCCGGCATGTAATCGCCAATCTGACGACCATCCATCAGCACGTCGACATATTCACCCAGTTCGGTCTCGGTGAGCCCGTTGGCCACCAGTTTTTTCTTGTCCGGGACGATACTGACTTCCGGATAGCTGATCTCCAGAGAAGGGACCGGACGGATCTGCGATTGGGGAATGGCCTGGCTGATCGCGCCATACAGGGTGCGACCGGCGTTAACCAGGGTGGGCAGTTCGGTGCCGGTGATATTGACTTCGACCGCCCGGCCTTCACCAATATTGCTTTCAAAAATACCCGCCTGCAAACTGACGCCGATCATGTCCGGAATCGAGTTCATTACCCGGGTCATCAGTGGCATCATACCACGTGCTTCAGTTTCATGAGTACTGAGCGAACCCATGATATTGAGGTCCGGTGTGGCGACAAAGAAGGTGGTCTTGATCTGGGGAATGCCGTCTTTCCAATCCTCTTTGACGTAGGGTTCCACTTGCTTGTAGACGTACTGACCGATGGACTCCCGTTTTTCCACCGACAGACCCGGTGGTGGAATCAGGATGTTCATGATCAGGTTCCGATTGCCCTGGGGCAGGTATTCCGACTTGGGCAGCAGAATCCAGACCAGCAATGCTGCCGTAAGGGTAAGCAACGTCACGGTCATGATCCGCGTGGCGACTGACTTCAGAGACAGATCGGAAAAACGCATAATACCATCGACAAAACGCTGGCCAAAGCGACCGATCCGATCTGTTTTCTGTTTAATGACGGGGCGTCGCCCATAGACCAGATTGGCCAGACAGGGGATAACCACCAGTGACACAATCATACTGAGCAGAATGGCAAAGGTGATAGCAATGGCAATATCGCGAAACAGTTGTCCGGCTTCCTGTTCAATAAAAATAACCGGCAGGAACACGGCGACGGTTGTTGCTGTGGACGCCAGAACCGCGCCGAATACCTCAGAAGCACCGTCTAAGGCCGCATCAAAGGCCTTTTTGCCCATCTGACGGTGACGGTCGATGTTTTCCAGAACAACAATGGCACTGTCGACCAGCATACCGATGGCAAACGAAATCCCCGCCAGACTGACGACGTTGAGA
The Desulfuromonas acetoxidans DSM 684 genome window above contains:
- the rd gene encoding rubredoxin, whose translation is MEKYVCGPCGYIYDPAEGDPDSGIAAGTAFADLPDDWVCPVCGVGKDAFDPYDE
- a CDS encoding TolC family protein; this encodes MRNKSTIITLCILVLALPSLASAWTISELQNTAASQRYLVREYQAAMHEQQQGVRYQRGEFMPSVNVFYQAQNRRDETLLEPEEYHSRGIQLTWNLFNGFGDYYRLLSKKQQHQVAHWQLKEIQQTVQEQVAQTCLQIKQQLQNLEVARHAVELYEQERHNAQAKFDVGLLTRNDVLRIEVELENARLDVNTAETAIRQQIAQLQRQTLTAVTLDTLNLDELAQLPQLAGQQALQEQLLSANRELLALRHVIESASLAHKATGDRYLPRADLVSELSRHENDYWFDEGDERDEELTTQLQLSLNLFDGFKDDANRKQAQLATDRANFNYQEREHELVTQLDNLRRDFLLAYDNLKVAQTNSEQARENLRITRLSFDQGLTTSAELLDAIFYQTRADLNIINARTTIYSAYFTIQHLIGAFADTTIQ
- a CDS encoding ChaN family lipoprotein, yielding MRRILFVTLLLTILSVTGCAPTPETLGRAANPYPLADKPVPDTLVHLPTGTIVSTEQMLADISSDRIIYAGETHDNPASHRFQLTILNHLIQRYPQHIAVGMEMFHHDQQPVLDRWIAGELDEKSFLRQLHWYESWGIDYAYYRDLLTTMREHQIPIIALNVSPKQKMAVMQGKQTTPEVNDPYYHATLMAYFAGHDHGNGEAEAFIRIQNLWDNTMAQTVVDYLSQPEHTHDHLLVLAGGNHVRNGFGIPRRVYQKLPLSYSLVGNDEVEIDDSKQDRFMQVTLPELPLLPYDYLLYNRYEAGPQYMRLGVLLEQQDDGVVIGKVMPGSLAESSEIKAQDRIVSLNGEAVKEPFDVIYTLRQQQPGDTVTLIVERQAESIKVRVTFAQ
- the rd gene encoding rubredoxin, translating into MEKYVCTACGYVYDPAEGDPDSGIDPGTAFADIPDDWVCPVCGVSKDMFELVTE
- a CDS encoding efflux RND transporter permease subunit, with protein sequence MSVLHYSIKKPVSVAVFVIMILMFGIIGLNKLPVQLTPDVELPEITVTTTWPGATPYDIEQEIIEDQEDALKGLQNLISLESSSYNNYGTISLVFKVGVDIDNALLRVANKLDEVGDYPENVDKPIIEAAGANSSPVIWLLLKTKQGNETPIDQYRTFYDNEVEQHLERIDGVGSLFVGGGTEKELQVVVDREKMARHNITISQVTHSLQQANENTSAGNLSIGKKDYRIRTVSRFQNETDPLDVVLVDDGIKRVYLRDVATTQEGFEKRTFAVQNNGKPCIVVGIRKEKGANVIDLVQRAHETIDELNAGLLADNGLTFDWVYDQTPYINTAISIVKQNALIGGLLAIVVLLVFLRSVSGTAITAIAIPVSVIGTFISLWVFHRNLNVVSLAGISFAIGMLVDSAIVVLENIDRHRQMGKKAFDAALDGASEVFGAVLASTATTVAVFLPVIFIEQEAGQLFRDIAIAITFAILLSMIVSLVVIPCLANLVYGRRPVIKQKTDRIGRFGQRFVDGIMRFSDLSLKSVATRIMTVTLLTLTAALLVWILLPKSEYLPQGNRNLIMNILIPPPGLSVEKRESIGQYVYKQVEPYVKEDWKDGIPQIKTTFFVATPDLNIMGSLSTHETEARGMMPLMTRVMNSIPDMIGVSLQAGIFESNIGEGRAVEVNITGTELPTLVNAGRTLYGAISQAIPQSQIRPVPSLEISYPEVSIVPDKKKLVANGLTETELGEYVDVLMDGRQIGDYMPDGTRKVDLVVKASDAEVRSPEDILNSTIVNRYGELIRVGDIARAEYEQGMTQIDHYERRRNITLQVTPSADIPLQQATETIEGLVAQLRKGGKLDGTQIFIGGNADKLVETREALQWNLLLALVITYLLMAVLFENFFYPLIIMFSVPLAAAGGFIGLKAVNLFVAPQGFDILTMLGFIILIGTVVNNAILIVHQSLNNVRFEGMKGIDAIRESVRTRIRPIFMSTTTSLFGLLPLVLSTGAGSELYRGIGSVLLGGLLVSTVFTLFVIPALLAFFIHRERAENAE
- the speD gene encoding adenosylmethionine decarboxylase, encoding MCAKKVTRTKRPKKIKLRGFNNLTKTLSFNIYDICYAKAPQSRKEYLEYIDEEYNAERLEKILCEVSDIIGANVLNISSQDYDPMGASVTVLIAEEPVDPKPDQVLAHLDKSHLCIHTYPETDSKLGISTFRVDVDVSTCGKISPLKALNHLIESFESDIVLMDYKVRGFTRDVRGKKHYIDHSIHSIQQYIKRSTLALYDCVDINIYQENLFHTKMLLKDVELEKYLFGTAMQDFSDAEKTRVRELLRREMTEIFYSKNIFK